A single window of Streptococcus cristatus ATCC 51100 DNA harbors:
- a CDS encoding Gfo/Idh/MocA family protein, giving the protein MLQLGIIGTGSISHEFIKAAQLSGEYQLTAVYSRTLSSAERFAQDYRNVELYTDMIEFLSADLDVVYIASPNSLHFNHAKVAILARKHVIVEKPAVSRPEEWRELVKLAAEHQVYIFEAARNYHEAAFAVIRDFLKDKKIWGANFTYAKYSSKTGALLSGQEPNVFSAKFSGGALMDLGVYTLYAAVRLFGAPQSVCYTAQQLPNSVDLNGSGSLIYPDFQVRIQAGKNIHSQLPAEIYTDQGTLTLDGIEFIRSAIFQKLNGETESLAIRQADHQMLEEAQAFARVLKGGQEELYSDYLQAATAVHECLFAMRKDAGIRFEVDHD; this is encoded by the coding sequence ATGTTACAACTCGGTATCATCGGTACGGGATCCATTTCCCATGAGTTTATCAAGGCAGCCCAACTGAGTGGTGAGTATCAGTTAACAGCTGTTTACTCGCGTACCTTGAGTTCCGCGGAGCGTTTTGCGCAAGATTATAGAAATGTCGAACTCTACACCGATATGATTGAATTCTTATCTGCCGACCTAGATGTAGTTTATATCGCCAGTCCCAATAGCCTCCACTTCAACCATGCCAAGGTAGCCATTTTGGCTCGAAAACATGTCATTGTTGAAAAGCCGGCTGTATCAAGGCCTGAAGAATGGCGAGAATTGGTCAAGCTGGCAGCTGAGCATCAGGTTTATATCTTTGAGGCAGCCAGAAACTACCACGAAGCAGCTTTTGCAGTCATTCGTGACTTCCTCAAAGACAAGAAAATCTGGGGAGCTAATTTCACCTATGCTAAATACTCCTCAAAGACGGGAGCCCTGCTGAGTGGACAAGAACCCAATGTTTTTTCTGCTAAATTTTCAGGCGGTGCTCTGATGGATTTGGGAGTTTATACGCTTTATGCAGCTGTCCGATTGTTTGGTGCTCCACAAAGCGTCTGCTATACAGCTCAACAACTGCCAAATAGCGTTGACCTCAACGGTTCAGGCAGTCTGATTTATCCTGATTTTCAGGTTCGTATCCAAGCTGGAAAAAATATTCATAGCCAGCTTCCAGCTGAAATCTATACGGACCAAGGCACTCTGACCTTAGACGGTATCGAGTTTATCCGCTCTGCTATTTTCCAAAAGCTCAATGGAGAGACGGAAAGTCTAGCTATCCGCCAAGCAGACCACCAAATGCTGGAAGAGGCTCAGGCTTTTGCTCGTGTCCTTAAAGGCGGCCAGGAAGAGCTTTATAGCGACTATCTGCAGGCTGCTACTGCTGTGCATGAGTGTCTGTTTGCCATGAGAAAAGATGCTGGTATTAGATTTGAGGTTGACCATGATTAA
- the udk gene encoding uridine kinase, which produces MQNRPIIIGVTGGSGGGKTSVSRAILDHFPNEKISMIEHDSYYKDQSHLTFEERVKTNYDHPFAFDTDLMIEQIKELLAGRPVDIPTYDYTEHTRSNKTYRQEPQDVFIVEGILVLEDQRLRDLMDIKIFVDTDDDVRIIRRIKRDMEERGRSLDSVIEQYLGVVKPMYHQFIEPTKRYADVIIPEGASNKVAIDLITTKIEKILEEAREG; this is translated from the coding sequence ATGCAAAACAGACCTATTATTATTGGTGTTACAGGTGGATCTGGTGGGGGAAAAACCAGTGTATCTCGGGCTATTTTAGATCATTTTCCTAATGAAAAGATTTCCATGATTGAGCATGATTCATACTACAAGGATCAGTCTCATTTGACTTTTGAGGAACGGGTTAAGACCAACTATGACCATCCTTTTGCTTTTGATACAGACCTCATGATTGAGCAGATCAAGGAGCTTTTGGCTGGCCGTCCAGTGGACATCCCGACCTATGATTATACGGAGCACACGCGCAGCAATAAAACCTATCGTCAGGAACCGCAGGATGTCTTCATTGTAGAGGGAATTTTGGTCTTGGAAGATCAACGCCTCCGCGATTTGATGGACATCAAGATTTTCGTCGATACTGATGATGATGTGCGGATTATTCGTCGGATTAAGCGGGACATGGAAGAGCGCGGACGCAGTTTGGATAGTGTCATTGAGCAGTATCTGGGTGTCGTAAAGCCTATGTACCATCAGTTTATCGAGCCAACCAAGCGCTATGCGGATGTCATCATTCCAGAGGGCGCTTCTAATAAAGTGGCGATTGATTTGATTACCACCAAGATTGAAAAGATTTTGGAGGAAGCTAGAGAAGGATAG
- a CDS encoding YoaK family protein, protein MRKFVKREFHSRSKFFACLLTFCAGFVDAYTFMERGGTLVAGQTGNVVFLSVELIHHKTGEIEVKLATMLAFMLGIFLITIFRPFFEQSIWRVSSISPMVLICTLVGFMPSTVPNMLIVPPIAFCMGVVATAFGEVDGIVYNNSFMTGNIKKTMVAFGNFVRTQEKPYLKEGIFFVALLGSFVIGAIISTYLLQFYALRTIWIVAGILFAFMMFRLVQYVRR, encoded by the coding sequence ATGAGAAAGTTCGTCAAAAGGGAATTCCATTCTCGATCAAAGTTTTTTGCCTGTCTGCTGACTTTTTGCGCAGGTTTCGTGGATGCTTACACTTTCATGGAGCGCGGGGGTACATTGGTTGCGGGCCAGACAGGAAACGTCGTCTTTTTGTCCGTTGAGCTGATTCATCACAAGACTGGAGAGATTGAAGTCAAACTGGCTACCATGCTAGCATTTATGCTGGGGATTTTTCTGATAACAATTTTCCGCCCCTTTTTTGAGCAGTCAATATGGCGAGTAAGTAGCATTTCACCAATGGTGCTCATCTGTACTCTGGTAGGTTTTATGCCAAGTACTGTGCCAAATATGCTGATCGTTCCTCCGATTGCTTTCTGTATGGGAGTCGTTGCGACAGCTTTTGGCGAAGTAGATGGTATAGTCTACAACAATTCTTTTATGACAGGAAATATCAAGAAAACGATGGTGGCTTTTGGAAATTTTGTGCGAACGCAGGAAAAACCATACTTGAAAGAGGGCATTTTCTTTGTTGCTTTGTTAGGAAGCTTTGTCATCGGAGCCATTATTTCGACCTATCTGCTCCAATTTTACGCTTTACGAACGATTTGGATCGTTGCAGGAATTCTATTTGCCTTCATGATGTTCCGCTTGGTTCAGTATGTACGAAGATAA